A genomic region of Barnesiella viscericola DSM 18177 contains the following coding sequences:
- a CDS encoding saccharopine dehydrogenase family protein: MGKVLIIGAGGVGTVVAHKVAQNPDVFTEIVLASRTQSKCDAIAKAIGDSRIVTDRVDADKVDELVALFKKHKPDIVINVALPYQDLTIMDACLHCGVNYLDTANYEPLDEAKYEYKWQWAYRERFEQAGLTAILGCGFDPGVSGVYTAYAAKHYFKEMQYLDIVDCNAGNHGKAFATNFNPEINIREVTQKGKYYENGQWIETEPHEIHRPLTYPNIGPKESYLIYHEELESLVKNYPTLKRARFWMTFGQEYLTHLRVIQDIGMASIEPIMYNGMEIVPIQFLKAVLPNPGDLGKNYTGETSIGCRIRGIDKEGKELTYYVYNNCSHHAAYLETGAQGVSYTTGVPAMIGAMMFLTGKWNKPGVHNVEEFDPDPFMEQLNKQGLPWHEVFNGDIEL, translated from the coding sequence GTTCTTATTATTGGCGCCGGTGGCGTAGGAACGGTGGTGGCCCACAAGGTGGCGCAGAACCCCGACGTGTTTACCGAAATCGTTTTGGCCAGCCGCACACAATCCAAATGTGATGCTATTGCCAAAGCCATAGGCGACAGCCGCATTGTGACCGACCGTGTCGATGCCGACAAGGTGGACGAACTGGTGGCTTTGTTCAAGAAACACAAGCCCGATATTGTGATTAACGTGGCTTTGCCCTATCAGGACCTCACCATCATGGACGCCTGTCTGCACTGTGGGGTCAACTACCTCGACACGGCCAACTACGAGCCCCTCGACGAGGCCAAGTATGAGTACAAGTGGCAATGGGCCTATCGCGAACGTTTCGAGCAGGCCGGCCTCACCGCTATTCTGGGTTGCGGTTTCGACCCGGGAGTGAGTGGCGTCTATACGGCCTATGCCGCCAAGCACTACTTCAAGGAGATGCAATACCTCGACATAGTCGACTGCAACGCCGGCAATCACGGTAAGGCTTTTGCTACCAACTTCAATCCCGAAATCAATATCCGCGAGGTGACTCAAAAGGGCAAGTACTACGAGAACGGCCAGTGGATCGAGACCGAACCGCACGAGATTCACCGTCCGCTCACCTATCCCAACATCGGTCCCAAAGAGTCGTATCTCATCTATCACGAGGAGTTGGAGTCGCTGGTGAAAAACTATCCCACACTCAAACGGGCCCGCTTCTGGATGACCTTCGGGCAGGAGTATCTCACGCACCTGCGGGTAATTCAGGACATCGGTATGGCCAGCATCGAGCCCATCATGTACAACGGCATGGAGATTGTGCCTATCCAGTTCCTCAAAGCCGTGTTGCCCAACCCGGGCGACCTGGGCAAGAACTACACGGGCGAGACCTCGATTGGCTGCCGCATTCGCGGTATCGACAAGGAGGGCAAGGAGTTGACCTATTACGTCTACAACAATTGCAGCCACCACGCCGCCTATCTCGAAACCGGAGCACAGGGTGTAAGCTACACCACGGGTGTGCCGGCCATGATCGGTGCCATGATGTTCCTCACCGGCAAATGGAACAAGCCGGGTGTTCACAACGTCGAGGAGTTTGATCCCGATCCCTTCATGGAACAACTCAACAAACAGGGTTTGCCCTGGCACGAGGTGTTCAATGGCGATATTGAATTGTAA